The Microlunatus antarcticus genome window below encodes:
- the hisF gene encoding imidazole glycerol phosphate synthase subunit HisF has protein sequence MAVAVRVIPCLDVHAGRVVKGVNFVDLRDAGDPVELGAVYDAEGADELTFLDISASSDGRETTLDVVRRTAETVFIPLTVGGGVGSVADVDVLLRAGADKVAINTGAIRRPEVIGEITRRFGNQVLVLSVDARRAPDQPSGFEVTTHGGRRAAGIDAVAWARRGVEEGVGEILLNSMDADGTTAGFDLEMIAAVRAVVDVPLIASGGAGRVEDFPPAVAAGADAVLAATVFHFGTLRVADVKDAIAAAGHPVRRVAASVADRAGRL, from the coding sequence GTGGCTGTCGCCGTACGGGTCATCCCCTGTCTCGACGTGCACGCCGGCCGGGTGGTCAAGGGCGTGAACTTCGTCGACCTCCGAGACGCGGGCGACCCCGTCGAGCTCGGGGCGGTCTACGACGCCGAAGGGGCCGACGAGCTGACGTTCCTGGACATCTCCGCCAGCTCGGACGGACGCGAGACGACGCTCGACGTCGTCCGTCGTACCGCCGAGACCGTGTTCATCCCCCTGACCGTCGGGGGTGGCGTCGGCAGCGTCGCCGACGTCGACGTGCTGCTGCGGGCGGGCGCGGACAAGGTCGCCATCAACACCGGCGCGATCCGCCGCCCCGAGGTGATCGGGGAGATCACCCGCCGCTTCGGCAACCAGGTGCTCGTGCTCTCGGTCGACGCGCGGCGCGCCCCGGACCAGCCCTCCGGCTTCGAGGTCACCACGCACGGCGGACGCCGCGCGGCCGGGATCGACGCCGTCGCCTGGGCGCGTCGCGGGGTCGAGGAGGGCGTGGGGGAGATCCTGCTCAACTCGATGGACGCCGACGGGACCACGGCGGGCTTCGACCTGGAGATGATCGCCGCCGTGCGCGCGGTCGTGGACGTGCCGCTGATCGCCTCGGGCGGCGCCGGTCGGGTCGAGGACTTCCCGCCCGCGGTGGCGGCGGGGGCCGATGCCGTGCTGGCGGCGACGGTGTTCCACTTCGGCACGCTCCGGGTGGCGGACGTGAAGGACGCGATCGCCGCGGCCGGGCACCCCGTCCGGCGGGTCGCGGCGTCGGTGGCCGACCGAGCAGGGAGACTCTGA
- a CDS encoding HIT family protein, whose translation MTPGKPDKPEKTGKTDKPGKKKRKLTLADLEPQHVSPEECLFCRIVAGELPSRQVYADEHAIAFLDINAWHRGHTLVIPRRHVADLVSGDPSLPEIAPAIDAVARMLKQRLAPDAMNILSSAGAVAGQTVFHAHVHVIPRYADEPGLHHLVNHDEVPEGELDSVWRQISGAS comes from the coding sequence GTGACGCCAGGGAAGCCGGACAAGCCGGAGAAGACCGGCAAGACCGACAAGCCGGGGAAGAAGAAGCGCAAGCTCACGCTCGCCGACCTCGAGCCGCAGCACGTGAGCCCGGAGGAGTGCCTCTTCTGCCGCATCGTCGCCGGCGAGCTGCCGTCGCGGCAGGTGTACGCCGACGAGCACGCGATCGCGTTCCTCGACATCAACGCCTGGCACCGCGGGCACACGCTCGTGATCCCGCGTCGCCACGTGGCCGACCTCGTCAGCGGCGACCCGTCGCTGCCGGAGATCGCGCCGGCGATCGACGCGGTGGCTCGGATGCTGAAGCAGCGCCTGGCGCCCGACGCCATGAACATCCTGTCCTCGGCCGGGGCCGTCGCCGGCCAGACCGTGTTCCACGCGCACGTGCACGTCATCCCGCGCTACGCCGACGAGCCGGGCCTGCACCACCTCGTGAACCACGACGAGGTCCCCGAGGGCGAGCTCGACTCGGTGTGGCGCCAGATCTCGGGCGCCTCGTGA
- a CDS encoding glycosyltransferase 87 family protein gives MTTVDAPSGPPGTHVVTSRGRQARLLLVEVLPPAVVGLLLLPFVIAYSHWWPRTPNTIDLQVYVYAVKDMLVGKDIFLTSTPGWHLFFIYPPIAAVLMTPLAFGPYLFWQIAWTVAGVGATQSVLRRCGVPRGWKLALVGSVALIAVEPIRTTLGYGQVNTFLMALVVADLLPRYPGAPTHKRPWQGVLVGLAASIKLTPALFGVFAFLQGRRRLAIVSGISFFVFTGIGYAFLPRNTVEFFTGLAGGDTRTASPLYVGNQSLLGVFYRLADTSRTTTLVGLGVAGVVAVLGALVAVHWWRRGQHVFAIALVGLCTNLASPLSWTHHYVWILPMGVAVLTQVLPRWVRVLAGFWVVWVSLCPPLALLPYGKQVELTYTPLQELVANLGPLTGVALVLALTVRLLVVRRRAPVARRALPAGGNAAETAALRS, from the coding sequence GTGACGACGGTCGACGCCCCCTCCGGGCCGCCCGGGACGCACGTCGTGACGTCGCGGGGCCGGCAGGCCCGGCTGCTCCTCGTCGAGGTCCTGCCGCCCGCCGTGGTGGGCCTGCTGCTGCTGCCGTTCGTGATCGCGTACAGCCACTGGTGGCCGCGGACGCCGAACACGATCGACCTCCAGGTCTACGTGTACGCGGTCAAGGACATGCTCGTCGGCAAGGACATCTTCCTGACCAGCACGCCCGGCTGGCACCTCTTCTTCATCTACCCGCCGATCGCCGCCGTGCTGATGACGCCGCTGGCGTTCGGGCCGTACCTCTTCTGGCAGATCGCCTGGACGGTGGCCGGCGTCGGCGCCACCCAGTCGGTGCTGCGCCGCTGCGGGGTCCCGCGCGGGTGGAAGCTCGCGCTCGTCGGGTCCGTCGCGCTGATCGCCGTCGAGCCGATCCGGACCACGCTGGGCTACGGCCAGGTCAACACGTTCCTGATGGCCCTGGTCGTCGCCGACCTGCTCCCGCGCTACCCGGGTGCGCCGACCCACAAGCGCCCGTGGCAGGGCGTCCTCGTCGGGCTGGCCGCGTCGATCAAGCTCACGCCGGCCCTGTTCGGGGTCTTCGCCTTCCTCCAGGGCCGCCGCCGGCTGGCGATCGTCTCGGGGATCTCGTTCTTCGTCTTCACCGGCATCGGGTACGCGTTCCTGCCGCGCAACACGGTCGAGTTCTTCACCGGCCTGGCCGGCGGAGACACGCGGACGGCGTCCCCGCTCTACGTCGGCAACCAGTCGCTGCTCGGGGTCTTCTACCGCCTGGCGGACACCAGCCGGACCACGACGCTGGTCGGCCTCGGGGTGGCGGGCGTCGTCGCCGTGCTGGGCGCGCTGGTGGCGGTGCACTGGTGGCGCCGCGGGCAGCACGTCTTCGCGATCGCGCTCGTCGGCCTCTGCACGAACCTCGCCTCGCCGCTGTCGTGGACCCACCACTACGTGTGGATCCTGCCGATGGGCGTCGCCGTGCTCACGCAGGTGCTGCCGCGGTGGGTCAGGGTCCTCGCCGGCTTCTGGGTCGTCTGGGTGTCCCTGTGCCCGCCGCTCGCGCTGCTTCCGTACGGCAAGCAGGTCGAGCTGACCTACACGCCGCTGCAGGAGCTGGTGGCCAACCTCGGTCCGCTGACCGGGGTCGCGCTGGTGCTGGCGCTGACCGTACGGCTGCTGGTCGTCCGCCGCCGCGCGCCCGTGGCCCGACGCGCGCTGCCCGCAGGGGGGAACGCGGCGGAGACCGCGGCCCTGCGGAGCTAG
- the ilvD gene encoding dihydroxy-acid dehydratase encodes MTDTLNDTAVATSGVDIKPRSRVVTDGLEATASRGMLRAVGMGDDDWVKPQVGVASSWNEITPCNLSLDRLAKAVKEGVHAGGGFPLEFGTISVSDGISMGHEGMHFSLVSREVIADSVETVMSAERMDGSVLLAGCDKSLPGMLMAAARLDLASVFLYAGSTLPGRVGDKDVTIIDAFEAVGACLKGLITRDQVTEVEKAICPGEGACGGMYTANTMASAAEALGMSLPGSAAPPAVDRRRDGYAVESGKAVVELLRRGITARQIMTKEAFENAIAVVMAFGGSTNAVLHLLAIANEAEVDLTLDDFVRVGKKVPHLGDLKPFGRYVMTDVDRVGGVPVVMKALLEAGLLNGDCLTVTGRTMAENLADIAPPDVDGTILRAITNPIHPTGGITILHGSLAPEGAVVKSAGFDTSVWEGTARVFDGERAAMDALEDGTVSAGDVVVIRYEGPKGGPGMREMLAITAAIKGAGLGKDVMLITDGRFSGGTTGLCVGHIAPEATEGGPIAFVQDGDPITLDVANGTLELGVDPAELERRRAAWVPEPRPVRRGVLGKYTRLVGSANVGAVCG; translated from the coding sequence ATGACCGACACGCTCAACGACACCGCCGTCGCGACCTCCGGCGTCGACATCAAGCCGCGCTCGCGCGTGGTGACCGACGGGCTCGAGGCCACGGCCTCGCGCGGCATGCTCCGTGCGGTCGGCATGGGCGACGACGACTGGGTCAAGCCCCAGGTCGGCGTCGCGTCCAGCTGGAACGAGATCACGCCCTGCAACCTCTCCCTCGACCGGCTGGCCAAGGCCGTCAAGGAGGGCGTCCACGCCGGGGGCGGCTTCCCGCTCGAGTTCGGCACCATCTCCGTCTCCGACGGCATCTCCATGGGCCACGAGGGCATGCACTTCTCGCTGGTGAGCCGCGAGGTCATCGCCGACTCCGTCGAGACCGTCATGTCGGCCGAGCGCATGGACGGCTCCGTCCTGCTCGCCGGCTGCGACAAGTCGCTCCCGGGCATGCTGATGGCCGCCGCGCGGCTCGACCTCGCGTCGGTCTTCCTCTACGCCGGTTCGACCCTGCCGGGCCGCGTCGGCGACAAGGACGTGACGATCATCGACGCGTTCGAGGCCGTCGGCGCCTGCCTCAAGGGCCTCATCACGCGCGACCAGGTCACGGAGGTGGAGAAGGCGATCTGTCCCGGCGAGGGTGCCTGCGGGGGCATGTACACCGCCAATACGATGGCCAGCGCCGCCGAGGCCCTGGGCATGTCGCTGCCCGGCTCGGCCGCCCCGCCCGCCGTGGACCGGCGCCGTGACGGCTACGCGGTCGAGAGCGGCAAGGCGGTCGTCGAGCTGCTGCGCCGCGGGATCACCGCCCGCCAGATCATGACGAAGGAGGCGTTCGAGAACGCCATCGCCGTCGTCATGGCGTTCGGCGGCTCGACCAACGCCGTGCTCCACCTGCTGGCCATCGCGAACGAGGCCGAGGTCGACCTGACCCTCGACGACTTCGTCCGGGTCGGCAAGAAGGTCCCGCACCTGGGCGACCTCAAGCCGTTCGGCCGCTACGTGATGACCGACGTCGACCGCGTGGGCGGGGTCCCGGTGGTCATGAAGGCGCTGCTCGAGGCGGGTCTGCTCAACGGCGACTGCCTCACCGTGACCGGCCGCACGATGGCCGAGAACCTCGCCGACATCGCCCCGCCCGACGTCGACGGCACGATCCTCCGCGCGATCACGAACCCCATCCACCCGACCGGCGGCATCACGATCCTGCACGGCTCGCTCGCACCCGAGGGGGCCGTCGTCAAGAGCGCCGGCTTCGACACCTCGGTCTGGGAGGGCACCGCCCGCGTCTTCGACGGCGAGCGGGCCGCCATGGACGCGCTCGAGGACGGCACGGTCAGCGCCGGCGACGTCGTCGTCATCCGCTACGAGGGACCGAAGGGTGGCCCCGGGATGCGCGAGATGCTCGCCATCACCGCCGCGATCAAGGGCGCGGGGCTCGGCAAGGACGTCATGCTCATCACCGACGGCCGGTTCTCGGGCGGCACCACCGGCCTCTGCGTCGGTCACATCGCGCCCGAGGCGACCGAGGGTGGGCCGATCGCGTTCGTCCAGGACGGCGACCCGATCACCCTCGACGTCGCGAACGGCACCCTCGAGCTCGGCGTCGACCCCGCGGAGCTGGAGCGCCGCCGCGCGGCGTGGGTCCCCGAGCCGCGTCCGGTCCGGCGCGGCGTGCTCGGGAAGTACACCCGGCTCGTCGGCTCCGCGAACGTCGGCGCGGTCTGCGGCTGA
- a CDS encoding VOC family protein: MTPPRLLQTVLDTEDPRGLAEFYRVLLELSYRAGDEPPDPSEPDPRGEDWLVLVDGGGGRALAFQRVEALPPPTWPEGTRPQMLHLDTTVPTVADLREQHLRALGLGARLLHDGSDDPEEPLYVYADPAGHPFCIFVAPDA; encoded by the coding sequence ATGACCCCGCCCCGGCTCCTGCAGACCGTCCTCGACACCGAGGACCCGCGCGGCCTGGCCGAGTTCTACCGGGTCCTGCTCGAGCTCTCGTACCGGGCCGGCGACGAGCCTCCCGACCCGAGTGAGCCGGACCCGCGCGGCGAGGACTGGCTGGTGCTCGTCGACGGCGGCGGTGGCCGCGCGCTCGCCTTCCAGCGGGTCGAGGCCCTGCCGCCGCCGACCTGGCCGGAGGGGACGCGGCCGCAGATGCTGCACCTCGACACGACGGTCCCGACGGTCGCCGACCTGCGGGAGCAGCACCTCCGCGCCCTCGGACTCGGCGCGCGGCTGCTCCACGACGGCTCCGACGACCCCGAAGAGCCCCTCTACGTCTACGCCGACCCGGCCGGGCACCCGTTCTGCATCTTCGTCGCGCCTGACGCCTGA
- a CDS encoding winged helix DNA-binding domain-containing protein, translating to MRSITVEERRARLAERHLLLPRTRTDDVPTVADAVVALHSSDPVTVHLSVLARTEHPALAPIEAALYDDRTLVRHHAMRRTLWVARPETVRELHAAATLALVAPDRRRTAGYLAASGVEDPDVWLDDADARVLADLAEHGPSTARELGQRIEALRQPILVGGPRWGATQSAHTRVLLGLGFAGAILRTRPLGSWVSGAYRYAVADSWLPGGLGSLDPRAARAALAHRYVGRFGPVTSDDLRWWAGWPVTATRTALADVGAEEVDLDGGPGWVLPGDTEVAEPEPWVAALPSLDPTTMGWKQRDWYLPEAAADAFDRNGNAGPTLWVDGRVVGAWAQAGDGRMLTHYFEPVPPARRDELDGRLAVIADAVGETRWTVRFPGRVHPQILASYDGGRPEA from the coding sequence GTGCGGAGCATCACCGTCGAGGAACGTCGTGCCCGGCTCGCCGAGCGCCACCTGCTGCTGCCGCGGACCCGGACGGACGACGTCCCGACCGTCGCCGACGCCGTGGTCGCGCTGCACTCCTCGGACCCGGTCACCGTCCACCTGTCCGTGCTGGCCCGCACGGAGCACCCCGCCCTCGCCCCGATCGAGGCCGCGCTGTACGACGACCGCACGCTCGTGCGTCACCATGCGATGCGCCGGACGCTGTGGGTCGCCCGACCCGAGACGGTCCGCGAGCTGCACGCGGCCGCGACGCTGGCGCTGGTGGCCCCGGACCGGCGGCGTACGGCGGGCTACCTCGCGGCGAGCGGCGTCGAGGACCCGGACGTGTGGCTCGACGACGCCGACGCCCGGGTGCTGGCCGACCTGGCCGAGCACGGACCCAGCACGGCCCGCGAGCTGGGGCAGCGGATCGAGGCCCTGCGGCAGCCGATCCTGGTCGGCGGTCCGCGCTGGGGCGCCACCCAGTCGGCCCACACCCGGGTGCTGCTCGGCCTCGGCTTCGCGGGCGCGATCCTGCGGACCCGACCGCTCGGCAGCTGGGTCAGTGGGGCCTATCGCTACGCTGTCGCCGACTCCTGGCTGCCCGGCGGTCTCGGCTCGCTCGACCCGCGTGCCGCGCGTGCGGCCCTCGCCCACCGCTACGTCGGCCGCTTCGGCCCGGTGACCAGTGACGACCTCCGCTGGTGGGCGGGCTGGCCGGTGACCGCGACCCGTACGGCGCTCGCCGACGTCGGTGCCGAGGAGGTCGACCTCGACGGCGGGCCCGGCTGGGTGCTGCCGGGCGACACCGAGGTCGCCGAGCCCGAGCCCTGGGTGGCGGCCCTGCCCAGCCTCGACCCGACGACGATGGGCTGGAAGCAGCGCGACTGGTACCTGCCGGAGGCCGCGGCGGACGCGTTCGACCGCAACGGCAACGCCGGCCCGACGCTGTGGGTCGATGGCCGCGTCGTGGGCGCCTGGGCGCAGGCCGGCGACGGGCGGATGCTGACGCACTACTTCGAGCCCGTGCCGCCCGCCCGTCGCGATGAGCTGGACGGGCGGCTGGCCGTGATCGCCGACGCGGTGGGGGAGACGCGCTGGACCGTCCGGTTCCCCGGGCGCGTGCATCCTCAGATCCTGGCCTCCTACGACGGTGGTCGACCCGAGGCGTAG
- a CDS encoding LamG domain-containing protein — protein MRRRLPPELMGVRGATALLVLALCALLAAVPGSSAAFTARVVNTTDTVAMNKYFTCQAAMVGDNAYYAYPLDDPTPTNQSSARDLSGSNRTGTYQNTAAHSSASACFRDGGGSTTFDGASDYVSTPTTQNNPQTFTLETWFRTSTSSGALMGFSNSLLALIPTNWDRMVYFTTSGRLSFGVYPGSYSVITSTNGYADGNWHHMMATLGPAGQFLYVDGVQVASSTNTAAQAYNANLRFAYTYLSGWPGVVGSNYYFNGQLGHAAYYTTQLTAAAAAIHYASGRPPS, from the coding sequence GTGAGGCGCCGCCTGCCTCCCGAGCTCATGGGCGTCCGGGGCGCGACGGCCCTGCTGGTCCTGGCGCTGTGCGCTCTGCTCGCCGCCGTGCCCGGGTCGTCGGCCGCCTTCACCGCCCGCGTCGTCAACACGACCGACACGGTGGCCATGAACAAGTACTTCACCTGCCAGGCGGCGATGGTGGGCGACAACGCCTACTACGCCTACCCGCTCGACGACCCGACGCCGACCAACCAGTCCTCCGCGCGCGACCTGTCGGGCAGCAACCGCACCGGCACCTACCAGAACACGGCCGCGCACTCCTCGGCGAGCGCCTGCTTCCGCGACGGCGGAGGCTCCACCACCTTCGACGGCGCGAGCGACTACGTCTCGACCCCCACCACGCAGAACAACCCTCAGACCTTCACCCTCGAGACGTGGTTCCGCACCTCGACGTCCAGCGGAGCCCTGATGGGGTTCTCGAACAGCCTGCTCGCGCTGATCCCCACGAACTGGGACCGGATGGTCTACTTCACCACCAGCGGACGGCTGAGCTTCGGTGTCTACCCGGGCAGCTACAGCGTCATCACCAGCACGAACGGCTACGCCGACGGGAACTGGCACCACATGATGGCGACGCTCGGCCCGGCCGGGCAGTTCCTGTACGTGGACGGTGTGCAGGTCGCCAGCAGCACCAACACCGCGGCGCAGGCCTACAACGCGAACCTCCGGTTCGCCTACACCTACCTGTCCGGCTGGCCGGGGGTCGTCGGCAGCAACTACTACTTCAACGGCCAGCTCGGTCACGCGGCGTACTACACGACCCAGCTCACCGCCGCGGCGGCCGCCATCCACTACGCCTCGGGTCGACCACCGTCGTAG
- a CDS encoding signal peptidase I, which yields MHRRSSGRRRTRPGPRRSDLREAAAHPTTPAKTLAALAVMVGVAVLLLAGLLWRLDGGSWAVIETGSMGSAAPVGTLILTRREPTSAIVVGDVVSYHPRTNPKEIITHRVVEKLSDGTLRVRGDINGAADPYPVRDIDLVGTVEVTLIGLGWVVKALPMLVVAGAVLLVASQRYIRAGWRSSVRVLGTCLLLCLAVLILRPFVHPVLISVRTPPGGQAEADVVSGGLLPTRVEGMPGHHVDLLTGQVGSVAVAAPEPGAPFHIVGHPHLDLPWMIVVSLVCSLPLLWCLVVGLSPDEDAA from the coding sequence GTGCACCGCCGCAGCTCCGGCCGACGTCGCACCCGCCCGGGTCCTCGTCGGTCGGACCTGCGGGAGGCCGCCGCGCACCCGACCACGCCCGCAAAGACCCTGGCGGCCCTCGCCGTCATGGTGGGCGTCGCCGTCCTGCTCCTCGCCGGCCTGCTCTGGCGGCTCGACGGAGGCTCCTGGGCGGTGATCGAGACGGGGTCGATGGGGAGCGCCGCGCCCGTCGGGACGCTCATCCTCACCCGCCGTGAACCGACCTCCGCGATCGTCGTCGGGGACGTCGTGAGCTATCACCCCCGCACCAACCCGAAGGAGATCATCACGCACCGCGTGGTCGAGAAGCTCTCCGACGGGACCCTCCGGGTCCGGGGGGACATCAACGGCGCCGCCGACCCGTACCCGGTCCGCGACATCGACCTGGTGGGCACCGTCGAGGTCACGCTGATCGGGCTGGGGTGGGTCGTCAAGGCCCTGCCCATGCTGGTCGTCGCCGGCGCCGTGCTCCTCGTGGCCAGCCAGCGCTACATCCGGGCGGGCTGGCGCTCGAGCGTCCGCGTGCTCGGGACCTGCCTGCTGCTGTGCCTGGCGGTGCTGATCCTGCGCCCCTTCGTCCACCCCGTGCTGATCTCGGTCCGGACCCCGCCCGGGGGCCAGGCCGAGGCCGACGTCGTCTCCGGCGGGCTCCTGCCGACCCGGGTCGAGGGCATGCCCGGCCACCACGTCGACCTGCTCACCGGTCAGGTGGGGTCGGTGGCCGTGGCGGCGCCCGAGCCAGGAGCACCGTTCCACATCGTCGGCCACCCCCACCTGGACCTGCCCTGGATGATCGTGGTGTCCCTCGTCTGCAGCCTGCCGCTCCTGTGGTGCCTGGTCGTCGGGCTGAGCCCGGACGAGGACGCGGCGTGA
- a CDS encoding aminoglycoside phosphotransferase family protein, translated as MPAAPAGHDGRDEDAMDDGPTTGAVRLQPLARARVAALGEVGRAWHAGLPAVLDDLTRRWSVTLGRPLPGGSASYVVEARTAGGDPAVLKVALADPGFAAEAELLRRADGRGYARLLKHDAGPQAVLLERLGPGLGVSGLGAEEQLDVLARTLVTAWRPPDRLPLDKARSLAGKVEARRHLAGTSGQAAVDLALAYAAELGRADPQDLVLVHGDPHPGNLLRVGSPRPGAESGWCFVDPEPCVTDRAYDLGVAVRDFSATLLAEPAAASARLWSWCRRVAAPSRADPARVWAWGFLERVSTGLYVHSFGAPRVGEPFLRSAALLARSPATRGGPDLLGRPRVLPDVGTTRPGS; from the coding sequence GTGCCGGCGGCGCCTGCCGGCCACGACGGACGGGACGAGGACGCCATGGACGACGGGCCGACGACCGGAGCCGTGCGCCTGCAGCCCCTCGCCCGGGCCCGGGTCGCCGCGCTGGGCGAGGTCGGCCGGGCCTGGCACGCGGGCCTGCCCGCGGTGCTCGACGACCTGACGCGGCGGTGGTCGGTGACGCTCGGACGCCCGCTGCCCGGCGGGAGCGCCTCGTACGTGGTCGAGGCCCGGACCGCCGGCGGTGATCCGGCGGTGCTCAAGGTGGCGCTGGCCGATCCCGGGTTCGCCGCCGAGGCCGAGCTGCTGCGGCGGGCCGACGGGCGGGGCTACGCGCGGCTGCTGAAGCACGACGCCGGACCCCAGGCCGTGCTCCTGGAACGACTTGGACCGGGCCTGGGTGTCTCCGGGCTCGGGGCCGAGGAGCAGCTCGACGTCCTCGCCCGCACGCTCGTGACTGCGTGGCGACCGCCCGACCGGCTGCCGTTGGACAAGGCGCGCTCCCTGGCCGGCAAGGTCGAGGCCCGCCGTCATCTGGCCGGCACGTCGGGTCAGGCGGCCGTGGACCTCGCCCTGGCGTACGCCGCGGAGCTGGGCCGCGCCGACCCGCAGGACCTGGTGCTCGTCCACGGGGACCCGCACCCGGGGAACCTGCTCCGCGTCGGGTCGCCCCGGCCCGGCGCGGAGAGCGGCTGGTGCTTCGTCGACCCGGAACCCTGCGTGACCGACCGCGCGTACGACCTCGGCGTCGCGGTGCGCGACTTCTCCGCGACCCTGCTGGCCGAGCCCGCCGCAGCGTCGGCCCGGCTGTGGTCGTGGTGCCGCCGGGTCGCCGCGCCGAGCCGGGCGGACCCCGCCCGGGTGTGGGCCTGGGGCTTCCTCGAGCGGGTGTCGACGGGGCTCTACGTCCACTCCTTCGGCGCACCGCGGGTGGGGGAGCCGTTCCTGCGCTCGGCGGCGCTGCTGGCCCGGTCGCCCGCGACCCGTGGAGGGCCGGATTTGCTAGGGCGTCCGAGGGTCCTTCCGGATGTCGGGACGACCCGGCCGGGGAGTTGA
- a CDS encoding acetolactate synthase large subunit, translating to MSRTDSAAPEQTGAEALVSSLENVGAEVVFGIPGGAILPAYDPLFESTVRHILVRHEQGAGHAAEGYAVATGKVGVCMATSGPGATNLVTPIADAYMDSVPIVAITGQVAAPSIGTDAFQEADIRGITMPITKHSFLVTHPDEIAGAIASAFHIASTGRPGPVLVDITKDALQARGSFAWPPKIDLPGYHPVTKPHAKQVREAARLISASRRPVLYVGGGVIKGRAWGELKELAELTGIPVVTTLMARGVFPDSHPQNMGMPGMHGTVAAVGALQRADLLIALGTRFDDRVTGKLSSFAPEAKVIHADIDPAEISKNRTADVPIVGDSKEVIGELVSLLKSDDHPLPEIGAWIKSLYDLKKRYPTSFDLPDDGTLSPQHVIKRIGEMTGPDAYYASGVGQHQMWAAHFLPWELPGRWLNSGGLGTMGYCVPAAMGAKVGRPDSVVWGIDGDGCFQMTNQELVTCALEGIPVKIAVINNQSLGMVRQWQTLFYEGRYSNTDLKTNRVPDFPKLAEAMGCVGLRAEHPNDVDAVIDKALSINDAPVVVEFVVHKDAMIWPMVAAGASNDDIKIARDMAPSWAQEDL from the coding sequence ATGTCCAGGACAGACTCCGCCGCACCCGAGCAGACTGGAGCCGAGGCCCTCGTCTCGTCGCTCGAGAACGTCGGGGCGGAGGTCGTCTTCGGCATCCCGGGCGGCGCCATCCTCCCCGCGTACGACCCCCTCTTCGAGTCCACCGTGCGCCACATCCTGGTGCGTCACGAGCAGGGCGCGGGCCACGCGGCCGAGGGCTACGCCGTGGCCACCGGCAAGGTCGGCGTCTGCATGGCGACGTCGGGGCCTGGGGCCACGAACCTCGTGACGCCGATCGCGGACGCGTACATGGACTCGGTGCCGATCGTCGCGATCACCGGGCAGGTGGCCGCCCCGTCGATCGGGACGGACGCCTTCCAGGAGGCCGACATCCGCGGCATCACGATGCCGATCACCAAGCACAGCTTCCTCGTCACCCACCCCGACGAGATCGCCGGCGCCATCGCGTCCGCGTTCCACATCGCCTCGACCGGGCGTCCCGGCCCCGTCCTCGTGGACATCACGAAGGACGCCCTGCAGGCGCGCGGGTCGTTCGCGTGGCCGCCGAAGATCGACCTGCCCGGCTACCACCCGGTGACCAAGCCGCACGCCAAGCAGGTGCGGGAGGCCGCGCGGCTGATCAGCGCGTCGCGGCGCCCGGTGCTCTACGTCGGCGGCGGCGTCATCAAGGGCCGCGCCTGGGGCGAGCTGAAGGAGCTGGCCGAGCTCACCGGCATCCCGGTGGTCACCACGCTGATGGCGCGGGGGGTCTTCCCGGACAGCCACCCGCAGAACATGGGCATGCCCGGCATGCACGGCACCGTCGCCGCGGTGGGCGCGCTGCAGCGGGCCGACCTGCTGATCGCGCTCGGCACGCGCTTCGACGACCGGGTGACGGGCAAGCTGTCCTCGTTCGCGCCCGAGGCCAAGGTCATCCACGCCGACATCGACCCGGCCGAGATCTCCAAGAACCGCACGGCCGACGTGCCGATCGTCGGCGACAGCAAGGAGGTCATCGGCGAGCTGGTCTCCCTGCTCAAGAGCGACGACCACCCGCTGCCCGAGATCGGCGCCTGGATCAAGAGCCTGTACGACCTCAAGAAGCGCTACCCGACGTCGTTCGACCTGCCCGACGACGGCACGCTGTCCCCGCAGCACGTGATCAAGCGGATCGGCGAGATGACCGGGCCGGACGCCTACTACGCGTCGGGCGTCGGTCAGCACCAGATGTGGGCCGCGCACTTCCTGCCCTGGGAGCTGCCCGGTCGCTGGCTCAACTCCGGCGGGCTCGGGACGATGGGCTACTGCGTGCCCGCGGCCATGGGCGCCAAGGTCGGACGACCCGACTCGGTCGTCTGGGGCATCGACGGCGACGGTTGCTTCCAGATGACCAACCAGGAGCTCGTCACCTGCGCGCTGGAGGGGATCCCGGTCAAGATCGCCGTGATCAACAACCAGAGCCTGGGCATGGTCCGCCAGTGGCAGACCCTGTTCTACGAGGGCCGCTACTCCAACACCGACCTCAAGACCAACCGGGTCCCCGACTTCCCCAAGCTCGCCGAGGCGATGGGCTGCGTCGGGCTGCGCGCCGAGCACCCCAACGACGTCGACGCCGTGATCGACAAGGCGCTGTCGATCAACGACGCGCCCGTCGTGGTCGAGTTCGTCGTGCACAAGGACGCCATGATCTGGCCGATGGTCGCCGCCGGCGCCAGCAACGACGACATCAAGATCGCCCGCGACATGGCGCCGAGCTGGGCGCAGGAGGACCTGTGA